GCATTTGAGACGCCACTCCCCCGTTTCCATTTTCACGAATTCGATGAGTTCCTCGATCCTCGCTTCGAGCAGGCCCGTCTTGTCCGAAATAATCGAAAGATACTTTTCGAGGGTCTTTCGGTCGCCGGCGAGTCCGTCGGTTATCGCTTCCGTGTATCCTTTTATCGTCGTAAGCGGCGTTGAGAGGTCGTGGGAAACGGCCATGAGAAAGCGGGAACGCTTGGCCAGTTCCTCTTTCAGCGCTTCCCGCATGCCGTCGAACGCGCGCGTCAGCGATGCGATTTCGTCGTTTCCTTTGGGCTCGAGCTCGAAATCGAGGTCGCCCCCGGCGATGCTGCACGCCGCTTTTTCGAGGCCCATGATCGATCTTCTGAACGAACTCACAAAGACGACACCCGCGATCGAACTTGCCGTCAAGAGAAATAAAAAGACCGGTCCTATCCAGCGTAAAAATCTGAAAGGATTGGCGAAATTTTGCGTTTGTTGATCGACACTGATAAAGACCTTTATCCCTTCCTGGGCGGTGATAAAGCGCGGATCGTAAAGCTGGCTTCGTTCGGGAAACTCCCGTGTCAGGTACGATATGAGGTCCTCCGGCGGAATGATCCTTCCCGTTTCAATGTCCTCGAGTGATGAAAAGAGAACCCTGTTGTCCGGGGCGAGCGCCGCTATATCGACGCCGTCGGGAATCGTGTGAAGAATCTCATCTGCGTCTTCGCCTGCCTTGAGAATGGCGTTGTGCATCCATTTCATTATTTCCACGTGCCTGTTCGCTTCCTCGTCCTGCATCAGTATAATCGAATATACCAGACCGATAAGGAGGGTTATAACAGCCGGTATGGTGATGATCGCCGCGATGACGACGGCGAATTTGGTGGTCAATTTCATACGTTTCCTCCCCCCGTATCGAGCGCTTTTTCGTTAAAAAAGTATCCCGCGCCGTAGATATTCTGAATATAGACGGGCTGCGAGGGGTCGTCTTCGATTTTCCTCCGAAGCCGCTGTATGTGAATCGCCACGGTGGCGAGTTCCCCGTACTTCCGGTTCCAGACGTGCTCATATATTTCGTTTGCCGTAAAGGCTTTTCCCGCGTTGCCGGCAAGGAAAAGGAGTACTTCGAATTCCTTTACCGTGAGCGCCACCCGTTTGTCGCCCTTCATCAGGGTATAGGCGTCCGGGGAGAGGGTGAAGGCGCCGAAGTGTATGGCGGCTTTCCCGTGATCCGGGCGTTCACCGGCGCGACGGAGCAGGGCGCGGATCCGCGCGGCGAGGACCCGCGGTGAAAAGGGTTTGACGACATATTCGTCCGCCCCGATTCCCAGCCCCAGAATGAGGTCTTCGTCCGTCTTTCGCGCTGAAACGATGATCGTCGGGACGCCGCTTTCCTTTCGTATCCTCTGGAGAAACTCGAACCCGTCCATGCCGGGAAGGTTGATGTCGAGAACGATGAGATCGTAATCGCGCGAGGAAAGTTCTTCCATCCCACGCTCCGCCGTGGCGCAGATCACCGAATCCATTCCTTCGTTTTTCAGGTAAAGACCGATAAGCCGGGCTATGTCCTCTTCGTCTTCGATAATCAGAATGTTCGCTTTCATGGGATTTCCTAAAAACTTCCCCTGCCCAAAACAAAGTCGATTGCGGCGCCGGCACCAGGTCCCGCCGGGGTGTACTCGTCATATTGGCCGCCGTAGAATACCGGAATACTCAGCCG
The Spirochaetales bacterium DNA segment above includes these coding regions:
- a CDS encoding HAMP domain-containing histidine kinase, with protein sequence MKLTTKFAVVIAAIITIPAVITLLIGLVYSIILMQDEEANRHVEIMKWMHNAILKAGEDADEILHTIPDGVDIAALAPDNRVLFSSLEDIETGRIIPPEDLISYLTREFPERSQLYDPRFITAQEGIKVFISVDQQTQNFANPFRFLRWIGPVFLFLLTASSIAGVVFVSSFRRSIMGLEKAACSIAGGDLDFELEPKGNDEIASLTRAFDGMREALKEELAKRSRFLMAVSHDLSTPLTTIKGYTEAITDGLAGDRKTLEKYLSIISDKTGLLEARIEELIEFVKMETGEWRLKCERVSFGDFLMQAATIYRDDAHIFKRRFSFAIDIPDTVTVEIDQGLLLRALENLFYNSLRYTKEGDEIAIDAVIEKEKIVLTIRDTGAGIEAHELERIFDPFFRGGRPNETRGFGLGLSTVKSIINAHGWDIGVTSRRGCGTAFHIGIPL
- a CDS encoding response regulator transcription factor, with product MKANILIIEDEEDIARLIGLYLKNEGMDSVICATAERGMEELSSRDYDLIVLDINLPGMDGFEFLQRIRKESGVPTIIVSARKTDEDLILGLGIGADEYVVKPFSPRVLAARIRALLRRAGERPDHGKAAIHFGAFTLSPDAYTLMKGDKRVALTVKEFEVLLFLAGNAGKAFTANEIYEHVWNRKYGELATVAIHIQRLRRKIEDDPSQPVYIQNIYGAGYFFNEKALDTGGGNV